The Bacteroides sp. AN502(2024) DNA segment CCCGTTTAATATCCGGATATTCTCTGAATAAGACTGTAGCTCTGAGCTTCTGTGCCTCAGTCCATTTTTCAGCAGATTTGAAAAGCAGATACCGGCTCCTTGCCAATAATTCCTTGCGTGTATCACCATTCTCAAAGGTAAAAGGGGTATATTTCTTTTTCAGACCTTTAGCTTCCTGCCTGACATCAGTCTCTTCTTGTATAGCTTCCCAACGGTGTCCGATTCTAATTTCCTGTACAGCATCACACGCCAGCTTTTGAATATGGAAGCGATCTATCACACGGATAGCCGAGGTGAAACATCTGCGAACGATCTTGCGCATACTTTCTGACAAATCAAGAGTGACCTCCCGCACCATCCGAAGTGCTTCTTCAGGGATTTGTTCTAGCACAGCTATGACATCGTCAGCCTTGGTACCCTTGACAATAGCCACGATAGCACCTTTACCACCGTGTGCCTCTCTGTTGATGATTATAGTATATAACTCACCATTAGAAAGGGAAGTTTCATCAATACTCAAGTACGGTCCCAGGTTCTCGGAAAACAGCAGCCAGTTTGCGGCATGGGACAGTTGATCCCACATGCGGTAGTCACTTAGATACTCTTTATATTGCCGCTCAAACTGATCACCGTCAATATGATAATAACGTTCAAGAGAGCGGGCCGTAATCGGGTATTTCTCCAAGCAATCCTTTTAAAAAAGACGCGAATTCTTTTGAATGTCGCGTTCCCTGAGCGGTAAGCTCAAAAGTGT contains these protein-coding regions:
- a CDS encoding transposase, whose protein sequence is MEKYPITARSLERYYHIDGDQFERQYKEYLSDYRMWDQLSHAANWLLFSENLGPYLSIDETSLSNGELYTIIINREAHGGKGAIVAIVKGTKADDVIAVLEQIPEEALRMVREVTLDLSESMRKIVRRCFTSAIRVIDRFHIQKLACDAVQEIRIGHRWEAIQEETDVRQEAKGLKKKYTPFTFENGDTRKELLARSRYLLFKSAEKWTEAQKLRATVLFREYPDIKRAYSLSHSLRMIFNKRSIKAGARTNLAKWYQEVEQSGFDSFNTIAATLYDRSEQILNFYINRASNAAAESFNAKVKLFRAQLRGVIDIPFFLYRLTKIYA